The following coding sequences lie in one Egibacteraceae bacterium genomic window:
- a CDS encoding NUDIX domain-containing protein: MEPTKRICAKVLMIDPDDRILLFRGIDRTVPYDPPVWFLVGGAIHEGETLEAAAIRETFEETGGRIRHLGPLLFTRRFQWVFEGETYDQEETIFLVRISKAVVVSGEAWTDTERATVTGHRWWTVDELRRTNALVYPEDLADVLDRFRR; this comes from the coding sequence GTGGAGCCGACGAAACGCATCTGTGCCAAGGTGCTGATGATCGATCCTGACGACCGGATTCTCTTGTTCCGAGGCATCGACCGGACTGTGCCGTACGACCCTCCTGTATGGTTCCTTGTCGGCGGTGCCATCCATGAGGGGGAGACGCTTGAGGCGGCGGCGATCCGGGAGACGTTCGAAGAAACCGGTGGACGGATCCGCCATCTAGGACCGCTGCTGTTCACTCGTCGATTCCAGTGGGTCTTCGAGGGGGAAACCTACGATCAAGAGGAAACGATCTTCCTCGTCCGCATATCGAAGGCTGTCGTGGTCAGCGGCGAAGCATGGACTGATACGGAACGGGCAACGGTGACTGGCCACCGGTGGTGGACGGTCGATGAACTGCGACGTACTAACGCGCTCGTGTATCCGGAGGACCTGGCGGATGTCCTCGATCGATTCCGGCGATGA